One genomic segment of Spirochaetaceae bacterium includes these proteins:
- a CDS encoding tetratricopeptide repeat protein has translation ALAFSGFANYYLAIFSSEIELRQRYLSNAIFQLRRYLSLSSGRFKGEASYILALAYYSSGPSFANLVINYLQQAIAAGFERETMNEYFALAHSILGQNEEALFYFSQINTAERTFLFYFNLAEAYAGTGQHNLSEQNFLRVINEANNDHLIDRARFRLGVLYLNSSRYPEAQQIFEAFLARHPTNADAFHYLGDVFWALGNQTRARQLWREAIRFDHSKQTVLGHLL, from the coding sequence CGCCCTCGCCTTTTCGGGCTTTGCTAACTATTATTTAGCCATTTTCTCTAGCGAAATCGAGCTGCGCCAGCGTTACCTAAGTAACGCCATCTTTCAGCTGCGCCGCTATTTAAGTTTAAGCAGCGGCCGCTTTAAAGGCGAAGCCAGCTATATTTTAGCCCTAGCTTACTATAGCAGCGGCCCCAGCTTTGCTAATTTGGTGATAAATTATTTACAGCAAGCCATTGCCGCCGGCTTTGAGCGCGAAACGATGAACGAATATTTTGCGCTAGCCCATAGCATACTCGGCCAAAACGAAGAGGCTTTATTTTATTTTTCGCAAATTAACACCGCCGAACGCACTTTTTTATTTTATTTTAACCTAGCCGAAGCTTATGCCGGCACCGGCCAGCACAACCTAAGCGAGCAAAACTTTTTACGCGTTATTAACGAAGCCAACAATGACCACCTGATTGACCGTGCCCGTTTTAGGCTTGGCGTGTTATATTTAAACAGCAGCCGCTATCCCGAAGCCCAGCAGATATTTGAGGCCTTTTTAGCCCGCCACCCCACCAACGCCGATGCCTTTCATTATTTGGGTGATGTTTTTTGGGCTTTAGGCAACCAAACACGGGCACGGCAGCTATGGCGCGAGGCCATAAGGTTTGACCACAGTAAGCAAACGGTACTGGGACACCTTTTATAA